One genomic segment of Pseudomonadota bacterium includes these proteins:
- a CDS encoding DUF2306 domain-containing protein, translating into MGDEVDDHVVEGKAFRSGLRHEVASICTWSPRPDKRPLSFSSQTLRFACVFPPDSRARLRKAGDGERNTMNAIPEDRLFRWTGRMFYFTAFAGLAIFGTYVVLRGTGATFKNFDQWRDLISGLPMRSAADWIANIGIGAHFLMGTILVLAWPILFSARIRVRHRAVHRWTGRVYVSAGFLAGVGGMSYILTHGAFNRSASIAFGIWGAIMMLSAVMAYWHARARRIDQHRAWAIRLFAMVLGSWIFDLEIRAWIDLTGGIGVSDSDLAPGMFDYAILYLFFVPNMLVAEFFIRNKHKHISLPRNLKWPAWTALSLGGLVFVYTVVVMSGTESGKYGRHLLRIFTG; encoded by the coding sequence GTGGGCGACGAAGTCGATGACCACGTCGTCGAAGGCAAGGCGTTCCGGTCCGGGCTGCGGCATGAGGTTGCAAGTATATGTACATGGTCGCCGCGGCCGGACAAACGTCCCCTGAGCTTTTCCTCACAAACCCTGAGGTTTGCCTGCGTCTTTCCTCCAGATTCCCGTGCGCGGCTGCGGAAAGCTGGCGATGGAGAACGCAACACCATGAACGCAATCCCCGAAGATCGCCTGTTCCGCTGGACGGGCCGGATGTTCTATTTCACCGCCTTCGCCGGCCTGGCAATTTTCGGCACTTATGTTGTGCTGCGCGGGACCGGCGCGACCTTCAAGAATTTCGACCAGTGGCGGGACCTGATATCCGGCCTGCCGATGCGAAGCGCCGCGGACTGGATCGCCAACATTGGCATCGGCGCGCACTTCCTGATGGGGACCATCCTGGTGCTGGCGTGGCCCATCCTTTTCTCGGCGCGCATTCGTGTCCGCCACCGCGCCGTGCACCGCTGGACCGGCCGTGTGTACGTGAGCGCCGGCTTTCTTGCGGGCGTCGGCGGCATGTCGTACATCCTCACCCACGGCGCGTTCAACCGGTCCGCGTCCATCGCGTTCGGCATCTGGGGCGCGATCATGATGCTGAGCGCGGTGATGGCCTACTGGCACGCGCGCGCCCGGCGCATCGACCAACATCGCGCGTGGGCGATCCGCCTGTTCGCAATGGTGCTCGGTTCATGGATTTTCGATCTGGAGATTCGCGCCTGGATCGATCTGACCGGCGGCATCGGCGTCAGCGATTCCGATCTGGCCCCCGGCATGTTCGACTACGCCATCCTGTACCTGTTCTTCGTGCCGAACATGCTGGTGGCGGAGTTTTTCATCCGCAACAAACACAAGCACATCTCTCTGCCCCGCAACCTGAAATGGCCGGCGTGGACGGCGCTGTCCTTGGGCGGGTTGGTTTTCGTTTACACCGTCGTGGTGATGAGCGGGACGGAGTCGGGTAAGTACGGCAGGCACTTGCTCAGGATCTTTACGGGCTGA
- a CDS encoding LamG domain-containing protein — MLADDGKSTVWLLRDVTRVGGHATEVVGTPTVGGAGTDAAIVFDGKGDAVFVPAIPVAGWRAFTIEVRFKPDGSGSEEQRFLHLEDDLKHRVLMETRVRDGLWSLDTFLFQDAEHKLTLLDRTKLHPTDRWFWVALVYDGSKMSHYVNGELELAGDVEFTPMTTGRSSIGVRQNRVSWFKGAIAEVRFTPAALSADRLRRDGDR, encoded by the coding sequence TCACTCGAGTGGGCGGTCATGCCACTGAAGTGGTCGGCACCCCCACCGTTGGCGGCGCTGGCACCGATGCCGCCATTGTTTTTGACGGCAAAGGTGACGCCGTCTTCGTCCCCGCCATTCCCGTCGCCGGCTGGCGGGCGTTCACGATCGAAGTTCGCTTCAAACCCGACGGCTCCGGGAGCGAAGAGCAGCGCTTCCTGCATCTCGAGGACGATCTGAAACATCGCGTGCTGATGGAGACCCGGGTGCGCGACGGATTATGGTCGCTCGATACATTCCTGTTTCAGGATGCCGAGCACAAACTCACCTTGCTCGACCGGACGAAGCTGCATCCGACAGATCGCTGGTTCTGGGTCGCGCTGGTCTACGACGGATCGAAGATGTCCCACTACGTGAACGGTGAGCTCGAGCTCGCGGGTGACGTGGAGTTCACGCCGATGACGACGGGACGCAGTTCCATCGGCGTGCGGCAGAATCGCGTGTCGTGGTTCAAGGGCGCGATCGCCGAGGTGCGATTCACGCCAGCCGCGTTGTCGGCCGATCGATTGCGGCGCGATGGCGATCGTTGA
- a CDS encoding winged helix-turn-helix domain-containing protein — protein sequence MPQPGPERLAFDDVVIDFVAHRLTRGGVEQLLEPKAFAVLALLVGAPGKVFTREEILDAIWGHQHVTPSVLNRIMSLLRQALGEDAQNPRVLHTVHGVGYRFELPTTAAVASPPPSPPMPRWLWPAVIVAAVLLSIAGAIWLRSHAGAPTSMPVGAAASRTLPSLAVLPFVDLSQAHDQEYLADGLAEEILNQLAQVPALRVVGRSSSFSFRGKNEDLRLIGKQLGVAHLLEGSVRKAGSATKLSMSSSGARSRPILSLWNWKSG from the coding sequence ATGCCGCAGCCCGGACCGGAACGCCTTGCCTTCGACGACGTGGTCATCGACTTCGTCGCCCACCGGCTGACGCGCGGCGGCGTCGAACAGCTGCTGGAACCCAAGGCCTTCGCGGTGCTCGCGCTGCTGGTGGGCGCGCCCGGCAAGGTGTTCACGCGCGAAGAAATTCTCGACGCGATCTGGGGCCACCAGCACGTCACGCCCAGCGTGCTGAACCGGATCATGAGCCTGCTGCGGCAGGCGCTAGGTGAGGACGCGCAGAATCCCCGCGTCCTGCATACGGTGCACGGTGTGGGCTACCGCTTCGAGCTGCCCACGACCGCAGCCGTGGCGAGTCCGCCGCCATCGCCGCCGATGCCGCGCTGGCTCTGGCCCGCTGTCATCGTCGCGGCCGTGCTGTTGTCGATTGCGGGTGCTATCTGGCTGCGCAGCCATGCAGGCGCACCGACCTCCATGCCGGTCGGCGCGGCTGCCAGCCGGACACTCCCATCATTGGCGGTGTTGCCATTCGTCGATCTTTCACAGGCGCACGACCAGGAATATCTGGCCGACGGCCTGGCGGAAGAAATCCTCAACCAGTTGGCGCAGGTTCCCGCGCTGCGGGTGGTGGGCCGCTCCTCCAGCTTCTCTTTCAGGGGAAAGAACGAGGACCTGCGTCTCATCGGCAAGCAGTTAGGCGTGGCTCACCTGCTGGAAGGCAGCGTGCGCAAGGCAGGGTCGGCGACCAAGTTGTCGATGAGCAGCAGCGGCGCCCGCTCGCGCCCGATTCTGAGTTTGTGGAACTGGAAGTCCGGATGA
- a CDS encoding substrate-binding domain-containing protein gives MGVRPTSIDIAILAGVSQPTVSRALSGHPEVNELTRKRIEKIARDLNYRIDKNASNLRLQLTNTIAVLFFQDPAADNPQINPLFLAMLESITKASASEGYDLLISFQQFPEDSTQDFECTRKADGVILLGYGDYGNYQPRLRKLVEAGANFVRWGPILENEPVISIGSDNLQGGYEVTRHLLARGRRRMAFLGHVTHHYPEYFDRYRGYERALTEARLPALSALQVDAIATEEAGFLAAKSLMKRRIEFDAIVAASDLIAIGALRAIQASGLDVPRDVSIVGFDDMPAARLTNPPLTTVLQDTRRGGELLVETLLGKILGKPVVSSVVPTRVVVRKSG, from the coding sequence ATGGGTGTTAGGCCGACATCGATCGACATTGCAATTCTGGCCGGTGTCAGCCAGCCGACGGTTTCGCGCGCACTCAGCGGCCACCCGGAGGTCAACGAACTCACTCGCAAGCGAATCGAGAAGATCGCGCGCGATCTCAATTATCGAATTGACAAGAACGCTTCCAACTTGCGTTTGCAGCTGACCAACACAATTGCGGTACTTTTCTTCCAGGATCCAGCCGCCGACAATCCGCAGATCAACCCGCTTTTTCTGGCGATGCTGGAGTCGATTACTAAGGCTTCCGCCAGCGAGGGTTACGACCTGCTGATCTCCTTCCAGCAGTTTCCCGAAGACTCAACTCAGGACTTCGAATGCACTCGCAAGGCAGATGGAGTGATCCTGCTCGGTTATGGCGACTACGGAAACTACCAACCTCGATTGAGGAAATTGGTCGAGGCAGGAGCGAACTTTGTTCGCTGGGGCCCGATTCTGGAGAATGAACCCGTGATCTCCATCGGCTCGGACAATCTTCAGGGAGGTTACGAAGTCACCCGCCACCTGCTGGCGCGGGGGCGGCGGCGCATGGCCTTCCTCGGACACGTTACCCATCATTATCCGGAATATTTCGATCGCTATCGTGGGTACGAGCGCGCGCTGACGGAGGCTCGCCTGCCGGCGCTATCTGCTCTGCAAGTCGACGCGATTGCGACCGAAGAGGCAGGCTTCCTGGCTGCCAAATCGCTGATGAAAAGACGAATCGAGTTCGATGCCATCGTCGCCGCGAGCGATCTCATTGCGATCGGCGCACTGCGGGCGATCCAGGCCAGCGGACTTGACGTACCTCGCGATGTGTCGATCGTCGGATTCGACGACATGCCGGCGGCGCGCCTTACAAATCCGCCGCTGACCACGGTACTTCAAGACACGCGTCGTGGAGGCGAACTTCTCGTCGAGACGCTGCTTGGCAAGATTCTGGGAAAACCTGTAGTTAGTTCCGTTGTTCCTACACGCGTAGTGGTGCGAAAATCGGGTTAG